One window of Polyangiaceae bacterium genomic DNA carries:
- a CDS encoding peptidase produces MRRLGFAPVLVAGLCAATPALAADFEIRVKDGAGTGFNDGTPVSPVGGNAGTTLGEQRRIAFEYAARVWGELLESDVTIVVDAQFSALTCSSTSAVLGSAGTNFVFQDFPGAQAAGTWYHSALADSLAGVDLAPGLADISAQFNGDLDNSTCLGSMGWYYGLDGQAGSDIDLVQVLLHELGHGLGFSNFVNEETGKLLLGKPDVYSNLTLDTLEERSWSELSDAERVVSAKNSRRVVWSGERVTQAAPDVLSSGVALLRTTAEDAEAWYPVAVASFGAPLSNQPIGGIVRTPAGTDLGCSGALPGAQQGVVLFLDLGSCGADVQAKAAEDAGAAALVLGMTTSGSPVKPLNGFQNVSIPVVSLSRADAVRLRAAAGNGLIADIREDLNVLVGADPEGRVQLNAPDPVKLGSSISHWDPVASPNLLMEPYATKGLAHGVDLSLPLMQDIGWSVSASSSGGAVGAAGAAGAETGGSAGVGAGGVGTAGSGGAAGSGGATGGSPQSGRGGAAGTSGSGGATGGATGGAAGGAGTGGTNLPGGNGGQGSSPTIDPGTLPPPPGSTGGAAGSTEPGSGGALGTAGAAGAYPEPEVRVIVLAPQIDCGCRAAGAGAQSSAGGWLALAGAVGLAATRRRRRQRPITP; encoded by the coding sequence GTGAGGCGCCTCGGCTTCGCGCCGGTCTTGGTCGCCGGGTTGTGCGCTGCGACGCCAGCGCTCGCTGCAGATTTCGAGATCCGCGTGAAGGATGGCGCTGGTACGGGATTCAATGACGGGACGCCCGTCAGCCCAGTGGGCGGAAACGCGGGCACCACGCTGGGTGAGCAACGGCGCATCGCGTTCGAATATGCGGCGCGCGTCTGGGGTGAGCTCCTCGAGAGCGACGTCACGATCGTCGTCGATGCTCAGTTCAGTGCGCTCACCTGTTCTTCCACCAGCGCCGTCCTCGGCTCAGCGGGCACGAACTTCGTGTTTCAAGATTTTCCAGGCGCGCAAGCTGCGGGCACTTGGTACCACTCCGCGCTGGCGGATAGCTTGGCGGGAGTCGACTTGGCGCCCGGGCTGGCGGACATCAGCGCCCAGTTCAACGGCGACCTGGACAACTCGACCTGCCTCGGAAGCATGGGTTGGTACTATGGCCTCGACGGCCAGGCGGGCAGTGACATCGATCTCGTCCAGGTGCTGCTGCACGAGTTGGGCCACGGACTCGGGTTTTCGAACTTCGTGAACGAGGAGACGGGCAAGCTCCTTCTCGGCAAGCCCGATGTGTACTCGAACCTCACCCTGGATACGCTCGAGGAGCGTTCTTGGTCCGAGCTGAGCGACGCCGAACGCGTCGTTTCCGCGAAGAATAGCCGTCGGGTGGTCTGGTCGGGGGAGAGGGTGACCCAGGCAGCTCCGGACGTGTTGTCTTCAGGTGTCGCCCTGCTGCGTACCACCGCGGAAGATGCAGAGGCCTGGTATCCGGTCGCTGTCGCCAGCTTTGGGGCGCCGCTCAGCAACCAGCCGATCGGCGGTATCGTTCGGACACCCGCGGGAACCGACCTCGGATGCAGCGGCGCGCTGCCTGGGGCGCAACAAGGCGTGGTGTTGTTCCTCGACCTCGGAAGTTGCGGTGCAGACGTGCAAGCAAAGGCGGCGGAGGACGCCGGAGCTGCGGCGCTCGTGCTCGGCATGACGACATCCGGTTCACCGGTGAAGCCGCTGAACGGTTTTCAGAACGTCAGTATTCCGGTGGTGTCCCTGAGCCGGGCGGACGCCGTGCGCTTGAGAGCGGCGGCCGGCAATGGCTTGATCGCGGATATCCGCGAGGATTTAAACGTGCTGGTCGGCGCGGACCCTGAGGGACGGGTTCAGCTCAACGCTCCCGACCCCGTGAAGCTTGGCTCCTCGATTTCTCACTGGGATCCGGTTGCGTCGCCCAATCTGCTGATGGAGCCTTATGCAACGAAGGGGCTCGCGCACGGCGTCGACCTGTCGCTCCCGTTGATGCAAGACATCGGTTGGTCTGTGTCCGCCAGCTCCAGCGGTGGTGCTGTTGGAGCGGCGGGGGCGGCGGGCGCTGAAACCGGCGGGAGTGCCGGGGTCGGTGCTGGGGGTGTTGGTACAGCTGGCAGCGGCGGAGCGGCCGGCAGCGGCGGAGCGACTGGAGGTAGTCCCCAAAGCGGCCGCGGTGGAGCGGCGGGAACGTCCGGTAGCGGCGGAGCGACTGGTGGTGCAACCGGCGGGGCTGCGGGCGGTGCTGGGACGGGCGGTACCAATTTGCCGGGTGGAAATGGGGGGCAGGGCTCCTCGCCGACCATCGATCCGGGTACGTTGCCTCCGCCCCCGGGATCGACCGGAGGGGCGGCCGGCTCGACAGAGCCGGGCAGCGGTGGCGCGCTGGGTACGGCCGGAGCTGCTGGAGCCTACCCAGAGCCCGAGGTTCGGGTGATTGTGCTGGCTCCGCAGATCGATTGTGGTTGCCGGGCGGCTGGCGCCGGAGCCCAATCTTCCGCGGGGGGCTGGTTGGCGCTCGCTGGTGCCGTGGGCTTGGCGGCGACACGGCGTCGCCGCCGCCAGCGCCCGATCACGCCCTAG
- a CDS encoding HAD-IB family hydrolase: MAASYFDVDGTLVRTNLVHPTLFYLLNQGTPVQTAMRVGRTLLGAPRMAIAEMLDRRTFNELLFSSFQGMSEDRLLILADEAFDTVLKQALYPGAKDLVKRSLDVGRDVVLISGALDFLLERLRAHLGATDVIANRLEIKDGIATGKLLKPVVAGPEKARLIREHARAKGHDLDECYAYSDSYSDVPMLSVVGHPAAVNPDARLRLLAKAYSWPSFELARP; the protein is encoded by the coding sequence GTGGCTGCGAGCTATTTCGATGTCGATGGCACTCTGGTGCGTACGAACCTGGTGCACCCGACCCTGTTCTATTTGTTGAACCAGGGCACCCCCGTTCAGACGGCGATGCGCGTTGGGCGCACTCTGCTCGGCGCGCCGCGTATGGCGATCGCTGAAATGCTGGATCGGCGCACCTTCAACGAGCTGTTGTTCAGTTCCTTTCAGGGCATGAGCGAAGACCGCCTCTTGATCTTGGCAGACGAGGCGTTCGACACCGTGCTGAAGCAGGCCCTCTACCCGGGCGCCAAAGACCTGGTGAAGCGCAGCCTGGACGTCGGCCGAGACGTGGTCCTGATTAGCGGCGCATTGGATTTCCTCCTGGAAAGACTGCGCGCGCATCTAGGGGCGACCGACGTCATCGCGAACCGCCTGGAAATCAAAGACGGCATCGCGACGGGCAAGCTCCTCAAGCCAGTCGTCGCTGGGCCGGAGAAGGCCCGGTTGATTCGCGAACACGCGCGCGCGAAGGGGCATGACTTGGACGAGTGCTATGCCTACAGCGATAGTTACTCCGACGTGCCGATGTTGAGCGTCGTGGGTCACCCCGCCGCCGTAAACCCTGACGCGCGCCTGCGCCTCCTCGCGAAGGCCTACAGCTGGCCCAGCTTCGAACTCGCCCGACCTTAG
- a CDS encoding DUF2088 domain-containing protein, with translation MNHPCVVTLERDSAPRVLFAGDSLVEVDLPAGTRVIYPKPPMEGLRDVDAAIRYAINHPENSEPLYAKLRPGMKVTIAIDDISLPLPPMRRPDVRERILTIVLDMLADHGVDDIEMIIATAVHRRMKGHEIRHCVGDKIFDAYWPDRLYNHDAEDQENMVEIGTTELGEVVELNRRAVESDLVIYVNVNFVPMDGGHKSVAVGLCGYKSLRAHHNPFTMRDCHSYMDPATSALASSVERMGRIANEHLNVFTIETALNNRMFDKNLDFLAKNEDELTGKERMLQKGLIATLKRLPQPARQAIFDKFPAPYGVISVVAGETEAVHKKTLEKNFAQYCVPFQGQVDVLVSGVPFISPYNVHAFLNPLLVQVMAQGYLFNLYRNAPLVKKGGTLIITHPCTDKFDHEQHAPYIDFVHRLLPETRDAVELHKRYEHKFAQDPAFIQMYRTGHAYHPVHPFYMWYWGEAGRQHLGRVIVVGADNEYIPQILGYETAPTMDEALYRARGGELRSLDIACLHVAPMLMADVQLPGSGARGG, from the coding sequence ATGAACCATCCCTGTGTGGTGACTTTGGAGCGCGACAGCGCTCCCCGCGTACTGTTTGCTGGTGACTCGCTGGTCGAAGTGGACCTGCCCGCGGGTACTCGGGTGATTTACCCGAAGCCGCCCATGGAGGGGCTGCGCGACGTCGACGCCGCCATTCGCTACGCGATCAACCACCCAGAGAACAGCGAGCCGCTCTACGCGAAGCTGCGTCCCGGGATGAAGGTCACGATCGCGATCGACGACATCTCCCTGCCGCTGCCGCCGATGCGCCGCCCCGACGTGCGCGAGCGCATCTTGACCATCGTGCTCGATATGCTCGCCGACCACGGCGTCGACGATATCGAGATGATCATCGCTACGGCGGTGCATCGCCGCATGAAGGGTCATGAAATCCGCCACTGTGTCGGAGACAAGATCTTCGATGCGTACTGGCCGGATCGCCTCTACAACCACGACGCTGAGGACCAGGAAAACATGGTCGAGATCGGCACCACCGAGCTCGGTGAGGTGGTGGAGCTGAACCGTCGCGCCGTCGAGAGCGACCTCGTCATCTACGTCAACGTGAACTTCGTGCCGATGGACGGTGGGCACAAGTCGGTGGCGGTTGGCCTGTGCGGCTACAAGAGCCTGCGCGCGCACCACAATCCTTTTACCATGCGGGATTGTCACTCCTATATGGACCCGGCCACCTCGGCGCTGGCGAGCAGCGTGGAGCGCATGGGACGCATCGCGAACGAACACCTGAACGTGTTCACCATCGAGACGGCCCTCAACAACCGCATGTTCGACAAAAACCTCGACTTTCTCGCGAAGAACGAGGACGAGCTAACGGGCAAAGAGCGCATGCTGCAGAAGGGGCTGATCGCAACGCTCAAGCGTCTACCTCAGCCGGCTCGCCAGGCGATCTTCGACAAGTTCCCGGCGCCTTACGGCGTGATCAGCGTCGTCGCTGGGGAGACCGAGGCGGTGCACAAGAAGACGCTGGAGAAGAACTTCGCGCAGTACTGCGTGCCGTTCCAGGGTCAGGTCGACGTGCTGGTGAGCGGTGTGCCGTTCATCAGCCCGTACAACGTCCACGCCTTCCTCAACCCACTGCTCGTGCAGGTGATGGCACAAGGCTATCTGTTCAACCTGTACCGCAACGCGCCGCTAGTGAAGAAGGGCGGCACGCTGATCATCACTCATCCGTGTACGGACAAATTCGATCACGAGCAGCATGCTCCGTACATCGACTTCGTGCACCGTTTACTCCCGGAAACACGCGACGCGGTCGAGCTACACAAGCGCTATGAGCACAAGTTCGCGCAGGACCCCGCGTTCATCCAGATGTACCGCACGGGACACGCCTACCACCCGGTGCACCCCTTCTATATGTGGTACTGGGGCGAAGCCGGGCGCCAGCACCTGGGGCGCGTGATCGTCGTTGGCGCAGACAACGAGTACATCCCGCAGATCTTGGGCTACGAGACGGCGCCAACCATGGACGAGGCGCTGTACCGCGCCCGAGGCGGTGAGCTTCGGAGCCTGGACATCGCGTGCTTGCATGTCGCGCCGATGCTGATGGCTGACGTGCAGCTGCCGGGTAGTGGGGCACGCGGCGGATGA
- a CDS encoding AMP-binding protein: MSGKNGVHGPGNGISTLDHALEGTALAAPSSAESTPSAHLAPAASPKGPLKIREQIRGRRFVVVGGTGFLGKVWWAMLLHHFPELERIYLVVRERKHQTAQERFDAEIITSEVMTPLRERYGDGYEAFMRDKIVPIPGDVAFPFCGLPAPLRDELRGSVDVVINAAGVVDFDPPLDQALDVNAFGVQNLIALVKDLQGAKQTKLMHTSTCFTAGDRTGFIEELDPRLKPFPKAGQLEEAHWDPEGEIAECLDVIEQARHRANDKFRQSRFLDEARFNLEKRGEPARGPALSDEIERVRRKFIEAQLAELGTERANFWGWSNTYTYTKSIGEQIICNSGVEFTIVRPAIIESSCEFPIKGWAEGINTSAPLIYSLREGQTQIPGSDNYLDFIPCDMVAGAMILSLAELIEGTAPLVYQYGTSDTNPCTMRRFFELSGLYKRKYYQKTGRGGPLLSYVQAHFEGALLTEKQFNSYGPPAVSKASAGLSGLLKRAGVGPAAPILKPLAKVVGSFGSQQEKVGSVLGQFMPFVCRYHYIFRCDNTRAAYARLSEEEQALVFWEPEKIDWREWFMEVHMPGLEKHVFPLIDERIKKERPAPRRHETLTELLLEMAQRHDLAVALQRTEEHGLSRLSFREWRDRAFACAARLEAHGLQKGDRVLLAGANHPAWSISFFGILLAGATVVPLDANVEAQIAANLQRASGARIFISDLEVKDRCAAELGDSVAWLRYEDVAAAGELPMWAHALESAMAREASVEPAEQAAADARRVTPDDVACLIYTSGTTGSPKGVMLTHQNLTALVASLAPLFPLGKRDRVLSVLPLHHTFELTCGMLLPLSRGCRIVYLDELNAERLEVGLNEGRITAMVGVPALWEMLERRMLSKVAERGALASRVFDVAVEVNRSLGKSLGLDTGRLLFGPVHQGLGGHLRYLVSGGAALPESTHKLFSGLGLHLAEGYGLTEASPVLTVAQGGPKAKAGHVGKPIPGVEIRIHEPNAEGVGEVFAKGPNVMLGYADDEAATTQVIDSDGWLHTGDLGKLDRQGRLTIVGRAKDTIVTSSGENVYPDDVEARLGKIEHIEEYAILGVDDPRGGERIACVAVPEEDPEHDRAARHARAKQSLERALNGLPSVMRPGVTTLLDVALPRTATRKVKRRELRRLLDRVAPLSERPPRLAAQGVDASGLDAAARMVRVAVATITRRKENELRTDMSLRGDLGFDSLMLLELLVALEGQSGRSVDAERLTNCHTIGDAEALMRELRSGRTTTALDTRIEKEADEPLEIPEPMRKAAMEWLGRGQMGFYDKVLTTKVYGRAFLPHNRNTLVAANHASHLDMGLVKYALGGYGQDMVSLAAQDYFFEGGKWRKAYFENLTNLVPMSRSGSLRQSLRQAGELLERGSVVLVFPEGTRSVDGAIHEFKPAVGHLSLQYNTDILPVYLGGTFSALPKGALALRSRKVHVRIGPPLEVADLRRLTEGMSVTEASRTVARLAQRAVEELAAGRVLDLKQLTVEDVTGQKKKETLAEVFKDLESRFQVGSIEEAVSYYFSLGDGERWSMQISPQNCRIWAGKPEGDADCVLKTSPAMFTRIVREAYTPSPSEFMAGTVKSNNIGLLVTFQKAFGLQSES; encoded by the coding sequence ATGAGCGGCAAGAATGGTGTTCACGGGCCCGGTAACGGGATCTCCACGCTGGACCACGCCCTTGAGGGGACTGCCCTCGCAGCGCCGAGCAGCGCGGAATCAACACCCAGCGCGCACCTAGCGCCCGCAGCGTCTCCCAAAGGGCCGCTCAAAATCCGCGAGCAGATCCGCGGCCGGCGCTTCGTAGTCGTCGGCGGCACGGGTTTCCTTGGCAAGGTGTGGTGGGCGATGTTGCTCCACCATTTTCCGGAGCTCGAACGCATCTACCTCGTGGTGCGCGAGCGCAAGCACCAGACAGCCCAGGAACGTTTCGACGCGGAAATCATCACATCGGAGGTGATGACTCCGCTCCGCGAGCGCTACGGCGACGGCTATGAAGCCTTCATGCGCGACAAGATCGTGCCCATCCCCGGTGACGTCGCGTTTCCGTTCTGCGGCCTGCCTGCGCCACTACGTGATGAGCTGCGAGGTAGCGTCGATGTCGTGATCAACGCCGCCGGCGTCGTCGACTTCGATCCGCCGCTGGACCAGGCCCTCGACGTGAACGCGTTCGGCGTGCAGAACCTGATCGCGCTGGTCAAGGACCTGCAAGGCGCGAAGCAAACCAAGCTGATGCACACCTCCACCTGCTTCACCGCGGGGGATCGCACCGGCTTCATCGAGGAGCTCGATCCGCGCCTCAAGCCGTTCCCCAAAGCGGGCCAGCTCGAAGAGGCTCACTGGGACCCCGAAGGCGAGATCGCCGAGTGCTTGGATGTCATCGAGCAGGCGCGTCACCGTGCGAACGACAAGTTCCGGCAAAGCCGCTTCCTCGATGAAGCGCGCTTCAACCTGGAGAAGCGCGGTGAGCCCGCGCGCGGTCCGGCGCTGAGTGATGAAATCGAGCGCGTGCGCCGCAAGTTCATCGAGGCGCAGCTGGCAGAGCTCGGCACCGAGCGCGCGAACTTCTGGGGCTGGTCCAACACGTACACCTACACCAAGAGCATCGGCGAACAGATCATCTGCAACTCAGGCGTTGAGTTCACGATCGTGCGCCCCGCGATCATCGAGTCTAGCTGTGAGTTCCCCATCAAGGGGTGGGCAGAAGGTATCAACACTTCGGCTCCGCTGATCTACTCGCTGCGCGAAGGGCAGACGCAGATCCCCGGCTCCGACAACTACCTCGACTTTATCCCCTGCGACATGGTCGCCGGGGCGATGATCCTTTCCCTCGCGGAACTAATCGAGGGCACGGCGCCGCTCGTCTACCAGTACGGGACCAGCGACACGAACCCGTGCACCATGCGCCGCTTCTTCGAGCTCTCGGGGTTGTACAAGCGCAAGTACTACCAAAAAACCGGGCGCGGCGGCCCGCTGCTCTCCTACGTGCAGGCGCACTTCGAAGGGGCGCTGCTCACGGAGAAGCAGTTCAATAGCTACGGCCCGCCAGCGGTGAGCAAGGCGAGCGCGGGCTTGTCCGGCCTGTTGAAGCGGGCTGGCGTTGGGCCCGCTGCGCCAATCCTGAAGCCGCTCGCCAAGGTGGTCGGCTCTTTCGGCAGTCAGCAGGAGAAGGTCGGTAGCGTGCTCGGGCAGTTCATGCCGTTCGTCTGCCGCTACCACTACATCTTCCGCTGCGACAACACTCGCGCCGCTTACGCGCGCCTCTCGGAGGAGGAGCAAGCGCTGGTGTTCTGGGAGCCCGAGAAGATCGACTGGCGTGAGTGGTTCATGGAGGTGCACATGCCCGGCCTCGAGAAGCATGTGTTCCCGCTGATCGATGAGCGGATCAAGAAGGAGCGACCCGCGCCGCGCCGCCACGAGACGCTGACCGAGCTGCTCCTCGAGATGGCGCAGCGCCACGACTTGGCCGTTGCACTCCAGCGCACCGAAGAGCACGGGCTCAGTCGCTTGAGCTTCCGCGAGTGGCGCGACCGCGCGTTCGCCTGTGCGGCGCGCCTCGAAGCGCACGGCTTGCAAAAGGGTGACCGCGTGTTGCTCGCGGGCGCGAACCACCCCGCGTGGTCGATCAGCTTCTTTGGGATCCTCTTGGCGGGCGCCACGGTGGTGCCCCTCGACGCGAATGTGGAAGCGCAGATCGCCGCGAACCTGCAGCGAGCCTCGGGGGCGCGCATCTTTATCTCCGATCTGGAGGTGAAGGACCGCTGCGCCGCTGAGCTCGGGGACAGCGTGGCGTGGCTACGCTACGAGGACGTCGCCGCAGCGGGAGAGCTGCCGATGTGGGCGCATGCGCTGGAGAGCGCGATGGCGCGAGAAGCCAGCGTGGAGCCCGCGGAGCAAGCCGCAGCGGACGCGCGTCGGGTGACGCCAGACGACGTTGCGTGTTTGATCTACACGAGTGGCACGACGGGCTCGCCGAAGGGCGTGATGCTCACGCATCAGAATCTCACGGCCCTGGTCGCGAGCCTCGCTCCGCTATTTCCTCTCGGAAAGCGCGATCGCGTGCTCAGCGTGCTGCCGCTGCATCACACCTTCGAGCTCACCTGCGGCATGCTGCTCCCGCTCAGCCGTGGCTGCCGCATTGTCTACCTCGACGAACTCAACGCCGAGCGCCTGGAGGTTGGCTTGAACGAGGGGCGCATCACCGCGATGGTCGGCGTCCCCGCGCTGTGGGAGATGCTCGAGCGCCGGATGCTCTCCAAGGTCGCAGAGCGCGGCGCCCTGGCGTCCCGTGTGTTCGACGTCGCCGTCGAAGTAAACCGCAGCCTTGGCAAGAGCCTCGGCCTCGACACCGGGCGACTCTTGTTCGGTCCGGTGCACCAAGGCCTCGGCGGGCACCTGCGCTACCTGGTGAGCGGCGGAGCGGCACTGCCGGAGAGCACTCACAAGCTGTTCAGCGGCCTCGGCTTGCACCTGGCCGAGGGCTACGGCCTGACGGAAGCGTCGCCCGTGCTGACGGTCGCTCAGGGCGGACCGAAGGCCAAGGCCGGCCACGTGGGTAAGCCAATTCCCGGTGTGGAAATTCGCATCCACGAACCGAACGCCGAGGGCGTGGGAGAGGTCTTCGCCAAGGGCCCGAACGTGATGCTCGGCTACGCCGACGACGAAGCGGCGACGACCCAGGTGATCGACAGCGACGGCTGGCTTCACACGGGCGATCTGGGCAAGCTCGACCGTCAGGGGCGCCTCACCATCGTCGGGCGCGCCAAGGACACCATCGTCACCTCCAGCGGCGAGAACGTGTACCCCGACGACGTCGAGGCCCGGCTCGGCAAGATCGAACACATCGAGGAGTACGCAATCCTCGGCGTGGATGATCCGCGGGGAGGCGAGCGCATCGCCTGCGTCGCGGTGCCCGAAGAGGACCCAGAGCATGATCGCGCGGCGCGCCACGCACGCGCCAAGCAATCCCTCGAACGAGCTTTGAATGGCCTGCCTTCGGTGATGCGACCCGGGGTCACCACATTGCTCGACGTGGCTTTGCCTCGCACGGCGACTCGCAAGGTCAAGCGTCGGGAGCTACGGCGCCTGCTCGATCGCGTCGCACCGCTCTCCGAGCGTCCGCCGCGGCTAGCAGCGCAAGGCGTGGACGCCTCCGGTCTGGATGCTGCCGCGCGCATGGTTCGCGTTGCGGTTGCCACCATCACCCGGCGCAAGGAGAACGAGCTCCGCACGGATATGAGCCTGCGCGGCGATCTCGGTTTCGATTCCCTGATGCTGCTCGAGCTGTTGGTAGCCCTCGAAGGCCAGTCGGGACGCAGCGTGGACGCTGAGCGGCTCACGAACTGCCACACCATTGGCGATGCGGAGGCGTTGATGCGTGAGCTGCGAAGCGGCCGCACGACGACCGCACTCGACACGCGCATCGAAAAGGAAGCCGACGAGCCGTTGGAGATCCCGGAGCCGATGCGCAAGGCCGCCATGGAGTGGCTCGGCCGCGGCCAGATGGGCTTCTACGACAAGGTCCTCACGACCAAGGTCTACGGTCGCGCCTTCCTGCCTCACAACCGCAACACCTTGGTGGCCGCGAATCATGCGAGCCACCTCGACATGGGTCTCGTGAAGTACGCCCTGGGCGGTTACGGCCAAGACATGGTGTCCCTCGCCGCGCAGGACTACTTCTTCGAGGGCGGAAAGTGGCGCAAGGCCTACTTCGAGAACCTGACGAACTTGGTACCGATGAGCCGCAGCGGCTCCTTGCGTCAGAGCCTGCGCCAAGCGGGAGAGCTGCTCGAGCGAGGGAGCGTGGTGCTGGTGTTTCCCGAGGGAACCCGCAGCGTCGATGGCGCTATCCACGAGTTCAAGCCCGCCGTCGGCCACCTCTCGCTGCAGTACAACACCGACATCTTGCCGGTGTACCTCGGAGGCACGTTCTCGGCGCTACCGAAGGGCGCTCTCGCGCTGCGCAGCCGTAAGGTGCACGTGCGCATCGGGCCGCCGCTCGAGGTCGCCGACTTGCGGCGCCTCACCGAGGGCATGAGCGTCACCGAGGCGTCGCGCACGGTCGCGCGTTTGGCTCAACGCGCGGTGGAAGAGCTAGCCGCCGGGCGCGTGCTCGATCTCAAGCAACTGACGGTCGAGGACGTCACCGGCCAGAAGAAGAAGGAAACGCTGGCCGAGGTGTTCAAGGACCTCGAGTCGCGCTTCCAGGTTGGCAGCATCGAAGAGGCCGTGAGCTACTACTTCTCGCTGGGTGACGGTGAGCGCTGGAGTATGCAAATTTCCCCGCAGAATTGCCGTATTTGGGCGGGTAAGCCTGAGGGCGACGCGGACTGCGTCCTCAAGACGTCACCGGCGATGTTCACGCGCATCGTGCGAGAGGCCTACACCCCGAGCCCCTCGGAGTTCATGGCCGGTACGGTGAAGTCGAACAACATCGGGCTCCTGGTGACCTTCCAAAAGGCCTTCGGCCTGCAGTCAGAAAGCTGA
- a CDS encoding NAD-dependent epimerase/dehydratase family protein translates to MGRYWVAGATGFLGSHLVRQLRAAGHEVVAVSRSGGKIDDLTVHAVDILDENAVGKSAQGCEAAFLCTGKVSRDKDDAAALHELHVTGTKRALAALKGAGIKRVVYASTSGTIAVGRDSDCLFTERDHAPLDIIARWPYYRTKLYAEREALEAITSDFEVVIVNPTLLLGPGDERDSSTGDVKNFLERKVPAIPGGGMSFVDVRDVASAMITALEKGESGERYLLCSKNLTIAAFFQRLERLTGIPGPKLRLPKTRALAIGANKLFSRAIEAVGGTPPVDEISVEMAQYFWYCDSSKAERELGFKPRDPGETLRDTVNDLVERRAAFPDGAVVLSRPPATL, encoded by the coding sequence ATGGGCCGCTATTGGGTAGCTGGAGCCACGGGCTTCTTGGGCAGTCACTTGGTGCGCCAACTGCGCGCGGCGGGGCACGAAGTGGTCGCCGTGAGCCGCAGCGGAGGAAAGATCGACGATCTGACGGTGCACGCCGTCGACATCCTCGACGAAAATGCCGTGGGGAAAAGCGCTCAGGGGTGTGAAGCTGCGTTCTTGTGCACCGGCAAGGTGAGCCGCGACAAGGACGACGCAGCGGCGCTTCACGAGCTCCACGTCACCGGTACCAAGCGCGCGCTGGCGGCGCTCAAGGGGGCCGGCATCAAGCGCGTCGTCTACGCCAGCACCTCGGGCACCATCGCTGTTGGCCGAGACTCCGACTGCTTGTTCACCGAGCGCGACCACGCGCCGTTGGATATCATCGCGCGCTGGCCGTACTACCGCACCAAGCTGTACGCCGAACGTGAGGCGCTCGAGGCCATCACCAGTGACTTCGAGGTCGTGATCGTGAACCCCACGTTGCTCCTCGGCCCTGGTGACGAGCGCGATTCGTCCACGGGTGACGTGAAGAATTTCCTCGAGCGCAAGGTGCCTGCCATCCCCGGCGGTGGGATGAGCTTCGTCGACGTGCGCGATGTGGCGAGCGCGATGATCACCGCGCTCGAGAAGGGCGAGAGCGGCGAGCGCTACCTCTTGTGCTCGAAGAACCTGACTATCGCTGCCTTCTTCCAGCGCCTCGAGCGCCTAACCGGGATCCCGGGGCCAAAGCTCCGGCTGCCGAAGACGCGCGCCTTGGCGATTGGGGCGAACAAGCTCTTCAGCCGTGCCATCGAAGCCGTCGGTGGCACGCCGCCGGTCGACGAGATCAGCGTCGAGATGGCGCAGTACTTCTGGTACTGCGACTCATCGAAGGCGGAGCGCGAGCTGGGTTTCAAACCGCGGGACCCCGGTGAGACGCTGCGCGACACGGTGAACGACCTCGTGGAGCGCCGTGCGGCGTTTCCCGACGGAGCCGTCGTGCTCTCTCGGCCGCCCGCCACGCTCTGA